One region of Rhodocaloribacter litoris genomic DNA includes:
- a CDS encoding outer membrane protein assembly factor BamD, whose protein sequence is MFFRLRLPLLVLTTAVVLAGCSGTGRLRYETPQEALEKGMALYEEGKYDRAILYLQGVFDFGRTHEYAADAQLYLARAYYANEDYLLAASEYNRFVQIYRSDPRVPDAEFELAMTYYKRSPPYPLDQTDTEAAIERFQLFLNRYPNHPKVAEAEAYIRELREKLARKQYEAGRLYERRELFEAAARSYEAAFDRYPDTSWADDALVGAMRAYIAFSDQSIRARQRERLQPALEHYERLIQLFPESPLLKEAEALYEEITERLKRLDEETS, encoded by the coding sequence ATGTTCTTCCGTCTCAGGTTGCCCCTGCTCGTTCTGACGACGGCCGTCGTGCTGGCCGGCTGTTCCGGCACGGGACGGCTGCGCTACGAAACCCCGCAAGAAGCCCTGGAAAAGGGGATGGCGCTCTACGAGGAGGGCAAATACGACCGGGCCATCCTGTACCTGCAGGGGGTCTTCGACTTCGGGCGCACGCACGAATACGCCGCCGACGCCCAGCTCTACCTGGCACGTGCCTATTACGCCAACGAGGATTACCTGCTGGCCGCCAGCGAGTACAACCGGTTCGTCCAGATCTACCGGAGCGACCCGCGCGTGCCCGATGCCGAGTTCGAACTGGCGATGACCTACTACAAACGCTCCCCCCCCTACCCGCTCGACCAGACCGACACAGAGGCGGCCATCGAACGGTTCCAGCTTTTCCTCAACCGCTATCCCAACCACCCGAAGGTAGCGGAGGCCGAAGCCTACATCCGGGAACTGCGGGAAAAGCTGGCCCGCAAGCAGTACGAGGCCGGCCGGCTCTATGAACGACGGGAACTCTTCGAAGCCGCCGCCCGCTCCTACGAGGCCGCCTTCGACCGCTATCCAGACACCTCCTGGGCGGATGACGCCCTCGTCGGGGCGATGCGCGCCTACATCGCCTTCAGCGATCAGAGCATCCGGGCCCGCCAGCGGGAACGCCTCCAGCCCGCGCTCGAACACTACGAACGCCTGATCCAGCTTTTCCCCGAGAGCCCGCTGCTCAAGGAGGCCGAAGCCCTCTACGAAGAGATCACGGAACGGTTGAAACGCCTCGACGAGGAGACGTCCTGA
- a CDS encoding thioredoxin family protein produces the protein MAVTYSQTIDLGTKAPAFDLPAANPPKDAPNRTRYRLSDFDDARALVVVFMCNHCPYVLHIEDELLRVARAYQPKGVAFVGINANDPEQYPDDSFEKMAERAAAKDYPFPYLFDATQEVAKAYGATCTPDLYVFDRERRLVYHGRFDATRPRSGQKPDGRDLRRVLDELLTTGKVTTEQYPSMGCNIKWKPGNEPAYFG, from the coding sequence ATGGCTGTGACGTATTCACAGACGATAGACCTCGGGACGAAGGCACCGGCGTTCGATCTGCCGGCGGCCAACCCGCCGAAGGATGCGCCGAACCGCACGCGCTATCGCCTGAGCGACTTCGACGACGCCCGGGCGCTGGTGGTGGTGTTCATGTGCAATCACTGCCCGTACGTCCTCCACATCGAAGACGAGCTGCTGCGTGTGGCGCGGGCATACCAGCCGAAGGGTGTGGCGTTCGTCGGCATCAACGCGAACGATCCGGAGCAGTATCCGGACGATTCGTTCGAGAAGATGGCCGAGCGGGCCGCCGCGAAGGACTACCCCTTCCCCTACCTGTTCGATGCGACACAGGAGGTGGCGAAAGCCTACGGTGCCACCTGCACGCCGGACCTCTACGTCTTCGACCGCGAGCGGCGGCTCGTCTACCACGGCCGCTTCGATGCCACGCGCCCGCGTTCGGGCCAGAAACCCGACGGGCGTGACCTGCGCCGGGTCCTCGACGAGCTCCTCACCACCGGCAAGGTCACCACGGAGCAGTATCCCTCGATGGGGTGCAACATCAAGTGGAAACCCGGCAACGAACCGGCCTATTTCGGCTGA
- a CDS encoding ABC transporter substrate-binding protein translates to MVTHPTAPHPILHRLLALLLIAGGLGGAHVQAQDLRAPVPRIEAAEEVFAEGLEAFEAGDYGLAFRRFQIVIDQYPLNRKTTAAWLMSGKALYRNGAHARAAALLETFIASYPSSRYVDEARRTRELALAAGTRRERPILNLGIALPMDGPDLARTQSMFNGIRMAVDEHNRTAGDQPLIRMIFRNTHNSRREAAAQVRALAEAGADVILGPLYSIEAEAAAEAAEQAGVVLVAPLATDESVSAGRRYVFQSNPTITMRGRLMARFAIRGLRLHRFGLIAELGDSVGERMAEGFQDEALHLGAEVPYFVLLEKTGDWYRLPETIGADSLKAVEALYLPIPDGGTALAEGVLGSLARSGTTARLLGGKTWHNLPIAARASPFQLTYTNDFFPDPANPEVQRFEERYRELTGTSPDRLAYTGYDVARYLIAHRTERPDRPFDEVLREAPAYEGLSIRIHFNGENVNQALFYHRYRDGRLQLLR, encoded by the coding sequence ATGGTTACGCACCCGACCGCTCCACACCCGATCCTGCACCGCCTCCTCGCCCTCCTGCTGATCGCCGGTGGGCTGGGCGGGGCGCACGTGCAGGCCCAGGACCTGCGCGCCCCGGTGCCCCGCATCGAGGCGGCCGAGGAGGTTTTCGCCGAGGGACTCGAAGCCTTCGAAGCCGGCGACTACGGGCTGGCCTTCCGGCGCTTCCAGATCGTCATCGACCAGTACCCGCTCAACCGCAAGACGACGGCGGCCTGGCTGATGTCCGGCAAGGCCCTCTACCGCAACGGGGCCCATGCGCGGGCGGCGGCCCTGCTCGAGACTTTCATCGCGTCGTATCCGTCCAGCCGCTACGTGGACGAGGCCCGGCGCACGCGGGAACTGGCGCTGGCGGCCGGGACGCGACGGGAACGCCCCATCCTCAACCTGGGCATCGCCCTGCCGATGGATGGGCCGGACCTGGCCCGCACCCAGTCGATGTTCAACGGCATCCGCATGGCCGTGGACGAGCACAACCGGACGGCGGGCGATCAGCCGCTCATCCGCATGATCTTCCGAAACACCCACAACAGCCGGCGCGAAGCGGCCGCGCAGGTTCGGGCGCTGGCCGAGGCCGGGGCCGACGTCATCCTCGGGCCGCTCTACAGCATCGAGGCCGAAGCCGCCGCCGAGGCCGCCGAGCAGGCCGGGGTGGTGCTGGTGGCTCCCCTGGCCACCGACGAATCCGTCTCGGCGGGACGGCGTTACGTCTTCCAGAGCAACCCGACCATCACGATGCGCGGGCGCCTCATGGCCCGGTTCGCCATCCGGGGCCTGCGCCTGCACCGGTTCGGTCTCATCGCCGAGCTCGGCGACAGCGTCGGCGAGCGCATGGCCGAAGGCTTTCAGGACGAGGCCCTCCACCTCGGCGCCGAAGTCCCGTATTTCGTCCTGCTGGAAAAGACCGGCGACTGGTACCGGCTGCCCGAAACCATCGGAGCCGACTCCCTGAAGGCCGTCGAGGCGCTCTACCTGCCCATCCCCGACGGTGGCACCGCCCTGGCCGAAGGCGTGCTCGGCAGCCTGGCGCGCAGCGGCACCACCGCCCGCCTCCTCGGCGGCAAAACCTGGCACAACCTTCCCATCGCCGCCCGTGCCAGCCCCTTCCAGCTCACCTATACGAACGATTTCTTCCCGGACCCGGCCAACCCGGAGGTGCAGCGCTTCGAAGAACGCTACCGGGAGCTGACCGGCACCTCCCCCGACCGCCTCGCCTACACCGGCTACGACGTGGCCCGCTACCTCATCGCCCACCGCACCGAGCGGCCGGACCGCCCCTTCGACGAGGTGCTGCGCGAAGCCCCCGCCTACGAAGGCCTGAGCATACGCATCCATTTCAACGGCGAAAACGTGAACCAGGCCCTTTTCTATCATCGCTACCGGGACGGCCGGCTCCAGCTGCTGCGTTGA
- the gcvH gene encoding glycine cleavage system protein GcvH, translating to MDFPSDLRYSKDHEWLRVNADGKTARVGITDFAQQELGDIVYVELPAPGDTFEAGEEFGTVEAVKTVSELYMPVSGTVVAVNEALADAPEHVNEDPYGKGWMIEIELRDPSEADALMNADTYRDMVGG from the coding sequence ATGGATTTCCCGAGCGACCTCCGCTACTCCAAAGACCACGAATGGCTCCGCGTGAACGCCGACGGCAAGACGGCCCGCGTCGGCATCACCGACTTCGCCCAGCAAGAACTCGGGGACATCGTCTACGTCGAACTCCCCGCTCCCGGCGACACCTTCGAGGCCGGCGAGGAGTTCGGCACGGTGGAAGCGGTCAAGACGGTCTCCGAGCTGTACATGCCCGTCTCCGGCACCGTCGTCGCCGTGAACGAAGCGCTCGCCGATGCGCCCGAGCACGTCAACGAGGACCCCTACGGCAAAGGCTGGATGATCGAGATCGAACTGCGCGACCCGTCCGAGGCCGACGCCCTCATGAACGCCGACACCTACCGCGACATGGTCGGGGGATGA
- the nadD gene encoding nicotinate (nicotinamide) nucleotide adenylyltransferase: MHVGIFGGSFNPPHTAHLIVAEHIREAGALDRILWIPAARPPHKPATGLVAPHHRLAMTRLAVAGNPAFDVSDLELHRDGPSYTVDTVRILQDEQPGTTFTLILGGDSFRDFATWHRPDEIIRRVPLLVYDRPGTRYDDVPERFRTRACFVDAPLLEISGSDIRTRIREGRSIRYLVPEPVRRYIETHGLYR, translated from the coding sequence ATGCACGTCGGTATCTTCGGCGGTTCGTTCAACCCGCCGCACACGGCCCACCTGATCGTTGCCGAGCACATACGGGAGGCGGGCGCCCTGGACCGGATCCTGTGGATCCCCGCGGCCCGTCCGCCGCACAAGCCGGCGACCGGCCTCGTCGCGCCGCACCACCGCCTGGCCATGACGCGCCTGGCCGTCGCCGGCAACCCGGCCTTCGACGTCTCCGACCTCGAACTGCATCGCGACGGCCCCTCCTACACCGTCGACACGGTGCGAATCCTCCAGGACGAACAGCCCGGCACCACCTTCACCCTGATCCTCGGCGGCGACAGCTTCCGCGACTTCGCCACGTGGCACCGGCCCGACGAAATCATCCGGCGGGTGCCGTTGCTCGTCTATGACCGGCCCGGCACCCGCTACGACGACGTCCCCGAACGCTTCCGAACACGTGCCTGCTTCGTAGACGCCCCCCTGCTCGAAATCTCCGGCTCGGACATCCGGACCCGCATCCGCGAAGGGCGTTCCATCCGCTACCTCGTCCCCGAGCCCGTGCGCCGCTACATCGAAACGCACGGGCTGTACCGCTGA
- the accC gene encoding acetyl-CoA carboxylase biotin carboxylase subunit — protein MFKKVLIANRGEIALRVIRTCHEMGIQTVAVYSTADRDSLHVRFANEAVCIGPPPSRESYLRFDRIIAAAEVTGADAIHPGYGFLAENADFSAICADHRIKFIGPSPETIRLMGDKSLAKDTMRKAGVPVIPGSDGVVETAAEGKRIAAEMGYPVIIKARAGGGGKGMRLVTEESAFTKQFDMARNEAEAAFGDGGVYIEKFVTSPRHVEIQVLGDGQGTVIHFGERECSIQRRHQKLVEESPSPIVDEDLRRRMGEAAVRGAEAVGYEGAGTIEFLVDAERNFYFMEMNTRIQVEHPVTEEVADCDLVEYQLRVAMGERVRRREVTLEGHAIECRINAEDPFRNFAPSPGLIRTFHPPGGHGVRVDTHAYAGYVIPPHYDSMIAKLIVRARTRELAINKMLRALDEFVIEGVKTTIPFHRQLLRNEAFRAGHFDTRFLETFQLQPEDV, from the coding sequence GTGTTCAAGAAAGTCCTCATTGCCAACCGGGGCGAAATCGCCCTGCGGGTCATCCGGACGTGCCACGAGATGGGCATTCAGACGGTGGCCGTCTATTCGACCGCCGACCGGGATTCGCTGCACGTGCGGTTCGCCAACGAGGCCGTCTGCATCGGGCCGCCGCCTTCGCGTGAGAGCTACCTGCGCTTCGACCGCATCATCGCCGCCGCCGAGGTCACCGGCGCCGACGCCATCCACCCGGGCTACGGCTTCCTGGCCGAGAACGCCGACTTCAGCGCCATCTGCGCCGACCACCGGATCAAGTTCATCGGGCCTTCCCCCGAGACGATCCGCCTCATGGGCGACAAGAGCCTGGCGAAAGACACGATGCGCAAGGCCGGCGTGCCGGTCATCCCCGGCTCCGACGGGGTCGTCGAGACCGCGGCCGAGGGCAAGCGCATCGCCGCCGAGATGGGCTATCCGGTCATCATCAAGGCCCGGGCCGGCGGCGGCGGCAAGGGCATGCGCCTGGTGACCGAAGAAAGCGCCTTCACGAAGCAGTTCGACATGGCCCGCAACGAGGCCGAGGCGGCCTTCGGCGACGGCGGCGTCTACATCGAGAAGTTCGTCACCAGCCCGCGTCACGTCGAGATCCAGGTGCTGGGCGACGGGCAGGGCACCGTCATCCACTTCGGCGAGCGCGAGTGCTCCATCCAGCGCCGCCACCAGAAGCTCGTCGAGGAATCTCCTTCGCCCATCGTGGACGAGGACCTGCGGCGGCGCATGGGCGAGGCCGCCGTCCGCGGCGCCGAGGCCGTCGGCTACGAGGGCGCCGGCACCATCGAGTTCCTCGTCGACGCCGAGCGCAACTTCTACTTCATGGAAATGAACACGCGCATCCAGGTGGAACACCCCGTCACCGAAGAGGTGGCCGACTGCGACCTGGTCGAATACCAGCTGCGCGTGGCCATGGGCGAGCGCGTGCGCCGGCGCGAGGTGACCCTCGAAGGACACGCCATCGAATGCCGTATCAACGCCGAAGACCCCTTCCGCAACTTCGCCCCCTCGCCCGGGCTCATCCGGACGTTCCACCCGCCCGGCGGCCACGGCGTCCGCGTCGACACGCACGCCTACGCGGGGTACGTCATCCCTCCCCACTACGACTCCATGATCGCCAAGCTCATCGTCCGCGCCCGCACGCGCGAGCTGGCCATCAACAAAATGCTCCGGGCCCTCGACGAGTTCGTCATCGAGGGCGTCAAGACCACCATCCCCTTCCACCGGCAGCTCCTGCGCAACGAGGCCTTCCGCGCCGGCCACTTCGACACCCGCTTCCTCGAAACCTTCCAGCTCCAGCCGGAAGACGTGTGA
- a CDS encoding Na+/H+ antiporter NhaC family protein — translation MDWIILLPPIVAIVLALWTKEVFLSLFAGLWLGTTILAGGNPILGLRGLADEMVAVFTDAGNTRIILFSLLVGGLMALVQASGGVAGFIRWAQRRGWGTTRRGAEVLAWVVGMLIFIESSITCLVVGAVSRPFFDRLRLPREKLAFYCDTTSAPVCMSIPLNGWGAYVLGLLAAQGITAGAVSLLATSLLFNFYALFAIAFTLVLALTGWSFGPMRRAEERAAATGALLREGAIPMIAEEVVELKPVPGSREQARDLLIPLAVMIGMIFFGLYVTGEGDPMRGSGSTSVLWAVGAATGVAMVLYALPLGRPPLLSLRASMGLVIKGSSGMVGVVLLVVLAFALGQVSRALEMGPYVVGLVGAHTPSWWLPGLVFLVGCFVSFTLGSSWTAFAILMPIALPLAEGLGVPQPLMLGAVLSGGVFGDHASPLSDTSIISSMAAASDHVDHINTQLPYALLVAGLAFIAFVVAGVVL, via the coding sequence ATGGACTGGATCATCCTGCTTCCCCCCATCGTCGCGATCGTGCTGGCCCTCTGGACGAAAGAGGTCTTTCTCTCCCTTTTCGCCGGGCTCTGGCTGGGCACGACCATCCTGGCGGGAGGCAACCCGATCCTGGGGCTGCGCGGCCTGGCGGACGAGATGGTGGCCGTCTTCACCGATGCGGGCAACACCCGGATCATCCTGTTCAGCCTGCTGGTGGGCGGGCTGATGGCGCTGGTACAGGCTTCCGGGGGCGTGGCCGGCTTCATCCGGTGGGCCCAGCGGCGGGGCTGGGGCACGACACGGCGCGGCGCCGAGGTGCTGGCGTGGGTCGTGGGCATGCTCATCTTCATCGAATCGAGCATCACCTGCCTGGTCGTCGGCGCCGTGAGCCGTCCGTTCTTCGACCGGCTGCGGCTGCCGCGCGAGAAACTGGCCTTTTACTGCGACACCACGAGCGCCCCGGTGTGCATGTCGATCCCGCTCAACGGATGGGGGGCCTACGTGCTGGGCCTGCTGGCGGCCCAGGGTATCACGGCCGGGGCGGTGAGCCTGCTGGCCACCTCGCTCCTGTTCAACTTCTACGCCCTCTTTGCCATCGCCTTCACGCTGGTGCTGGCGCTCACGGGCTGGAGCTTCGGACCAATGCGCCGTGCCGAGGAGCGGGCCGCCGCCACCGGGGCCCTCCTGCGGGAGGGCGCCATCCCCATGATCGCCGAGGAGGTGGTCGAGCTCAAGCCCGTACCCGGCTCCCGGGAACAGGCACGGGACCTGCTGATCCCGCTCGCCGTGATGATCGGCATGATCTTCTTCGGCCTGTACGTCACCGGCGAGGGGGATCCGATGCGGGGCAGCGGCTCCACGTCCGTGCTGTGGGCCGTCGGCGCGGCGACCGGGGTGGCCATGGTGCTGTATGCGCTGCCGCTGGGCCGCCCGCCGTTGCTGTCGCTGCGGGCCTCGATGGGGCTGGTCATCAAGGGCTCCTCGGGCATGGTGGGCGTGGTGCTGCTGGTCGTCCTCGCCTTTGCCCTGGGGCAGGTGTCCCGGGCGCTGGAGATGGGCCCCTACGTCGTCGGGCTCGTCGGCGCCCACACCCCGTCGTGGTGGCTGCCGGGGCTGGTGTTCCTGGTGGGCTGCTTCGTCTCCTTCACCCTCGGCTCGTCGTGGACGGCCTTCGCCATCCTCATGCCGATTGCCCTGCCCCTGGCCGAAGGGCTCGGGGTCCCGCAGCCCCTCATGCTCGGCGCGGTGCTCTCGGGCGGCGTCTTCGGAGACCACGCCTCGCCCTTGTCGGACACGTCCATCATCTCGTCGATGGCCGCCGCCAGCGACCACGTCGACCACATCAACACGCAGCTCCCCTATGCCCTGCTCGTGGCCGGCCTCGCCTTCATCGCCTTCGTCGTGGCCGGCGTGGTACTTTAA
- a CDS encoding glycoside hydrolase family 3 protein, with protein MPTLFEKAARLVMVRLGSNLPPPVTVAEDAERVARLLERCPLGGLVLFNGTLRDTPGVLAGLQARSRTPLLVATDMERGVGQQVRGATVFPHAMAFSRLGEEAEEAVEETARVAAREALACGIHITFAPVADVNLDPRNPIIATRAFGSDPETAARLAAAYVRGARAEGLLTTAKHFPGHGNTAADSHAELPVVRSDRATWARTDAVPFRAVLAAGVDLVMTAHVAYPALDPSGAPATASPRILCDLLRREMGFTGVVVTDSLLMGAIRARPDAVGAQAAALVRAGVDLLLDVPDAEAAVAGLVRAVEESTLPEARLDEACGRVERLRQQLVNRFGPDVFTHPPAAPVGSPDHRALADDVARRALTVLKASGPLPPETGGDGLLVVLLRPHTSHLDPPEAPLGTMVRTALPRAVYAELGPDARPAVFDRVMTEALAARRVVAALVVKPAAWHAFGLRPEQQRFVERLVARRPVDLVALGSPLPLESFPTAPVHACTYSDVEPSQRALVHFLREGFSSVPR; from the coding sequence ATGCCTACCCTGTTCGAAAAGGCGGCCCGGCTCGTGATGGTGCGGCTGGGGTCGAACCTGCCGCCGCCGGTGACGGTGGCCGAAGACGCGGAGCGGGTGGCGCGGCTCCTCGAACGGTGCCCCCTCGGCGGCCTTGTGCTCTTCAACGGGACATTGCGCGATACGCCCGGGGTCCTGGCCGGTCTTCAGGCCCGCAGCCGCACCCCGCTGCTGGTGGCGACCGACATGGAACGGGGCGTCGGGCAGCAGGTGCGGGGGGCCACGGTCTTCCCGCACGCGATGGCCTTCTCCCGCCTGGGCGAGGAGGCCGAGGAAGCCGTCGAGGAAACGGCCCGGGTGGCGGCGCGGGAGGCGCTGGCCTGCGGCATCCATATCACGTTCGCTCCGGTGGCCGACGTCAACCTCGACCCGCGCAACCCGATCATCGCCACGCGGGCTTTCGGGTCGGACCCCGAGACGGCCGCCCGTCTGGCGGCGGCCTACGTGCGGGGTGCCCGCGCCGAAGGACTGCTCACGACTGCCAAGCACTTCCCCGGCCACGGCAACACCGCCGCCGACTCCCACGCCGAACTGCCGGTGGTCCGCAGTGACCGCGCCACGTGGGCCCGCACCGACGCCGTCCCGTTTCGCGCCGTGCTGGCGGCAGGCGTCGACCTGGTGATGACGGCGCACGTTGCCTATCCGGCCCTGGATCCGAGCGGCGCCCCGGCCACCGCGTCGCCCCGCATCCTCTGTGACCTCCTCCGCCGCGAGATGGGCTTCACGGGCGTCGTCGTCACGGACAGCCTGCTCATGGGTGCCATCCGCGCCCGGCCGGACGCCGTGGGCGCGCAGGCCGCCGCCCTGGTCCGTGCCGGCGTCGACCTCCTGCTCGATGTGCCCGACGCCGAGGCCGCCGTTGCCGGGCTGGTGCGCGCCGTGGAGGAGAGCACGCTGCCCGAGGCCCGCCTCGACGAAGCCTGCGGCCGGGTGGAGCGGCTCCGCCAACAACTCGTGAACCGCTTCGGCCCGGACGTCTTCACCCACCCCCCCGCCGCCCCCGTCGGCTCTCCCGACCACCGCGCCCTGGCCGACGACGTGGCCCGCCGGGCCCTCACCGTCCTCAAGGCCTCCGGCCCGCTGCCTCCGGAAACCGGCGGGGACGGGTTGCTCGTCGTGCTCCTTCGTCCCCACACCTCGCACCTGGACCCGCCGGAAGCACCGCTCGGCACGATGGTACGCACCGCCCTGCCCCGCGCCGTCTACGCCGAGCTCGGTCCCGATGCCCGCCCGGCGGTCTTCGACCGGGTCATGACGGAGGCCCTCGCCGCCCGGCGCGTCGTGGCGGCGCTCGTCGTCAAGCCGGCCGCCTGGCATGCCTTCGGGCTGCGACCCGAGCAGCAACGCTTCGTCGAACGCCTGGTGGCCCGGCGGCCCGTCGACCTGGTCGCGCTCGGCAGTCCCCTCCCGCTCGAATCGTTCCCCACCGCTCCCGTGCACGCCTGCACCTACAGCGACGTCGAACCGTCGCAACGGGCTCTCGTCCACTTCCTCCGGGAAGGATTCTCGAGCGTTCCGCGTTAA
- the guaA gene encoding glutamine-hydrolyzing GMP synthase: protein MHERIVILDFGSQYTQLIARRIREAGVYSEIYPCTVEPAEVVALSPKGLILSGGPSSVYDPDAPQLSPSWLSLRRDDGSPMPILGICYGLQAMAHTLGGEVARADRREFGRAHLVVDDDADLLAGVPSGSTVWMSHGDHLTRLPEGYRVIAHTDNAPIAAVKALHRPHFGVQFHPEVVHTEHGRTILQNFAYRVCGCAGDWSAASFIEEKTREIRAQAGDEHVILGLSGGVDSSVAAVLLHRAVGDRLTCIFVNNGVLRKGEWEQVQDTFRDHFRIRLKAVDAAGLFLDRLAGVADPERKRKIIGNTFIEVFERATEEIVAELGRKPKYLAQGTLYPDVIESVSFKGPSATIKTHHNVGGLPEKMDFEILEPFRELFKDEVREIGRLLGVPETIIGRHPFPGPGLAIRVLGPVTREALALLREADAIFIDELKSHGLYDDVWQAFAVLLPVQSVGVMGDARTYENVCALRAVTSVDGMTADWAPLPYDFLAHVSNRIVNEVRGINRVVYDISSKPPATIEWE from the coding sequence ATGCACGAGCGTATCGTTATCCTGGACTTCGGGTCGCAGTACACACAGCTCATCGCCCGGCGTATCCGCGAGGCGGGGGTGTACTCGGAAATCTACCCGTGCACCGTGGAGCCGGCGGAGGTGGTGGCGCTTTCCCCGAAGGGGTTGATCCTTTCCGGGGGTCCGTCCTCCGTTTACGACCCGGACGCCCCGCAGCTCTCGCCCAGCTGGCTGTCCCTGCGCCGGGACGACGGCAGCCCGATGCCGATCCTGGGCATCTGCTACGGGTTGCAGGCGATGGCGCACACGCTCGGCGGCGAGGTGGCCCGGGCCGACCGCCGCGAGTTCGGGCGCGCCCACCTGGTCGTGGACGACGACGCCGACCTGCTCGCGGGCGTGCCCTCCGGCTCGACGGTCTGGATGAGCCACGGCGATCACCTGACGCGTCTGCCCGAGGGCTACCGCGTCATCGCCCACACGGACAACGCCCCCATCGCCGCGGTCAAGGCCCTGCACCGCCCCCACTTCGGCGTGCAATTCCACCCCGAGGTGGTGCACACCGAGCACGGCCGCACCATCCTGCAGAACTTCGCCTACCGCGTCTGCGGCTGTGCGGGCGACTGGTCCGCCGCCTCGTTCATCGAGGAGAAGACCCGCGAGATCCGGGCGCAGGCCGGCGACGAGCACGTCATCCTGGGCCTCTCCGGCGGCGTCGACTCGTCCGTGGCAGCGGTGCTGCTGCACCGGGCCGTGGGCGACCGGCTCACCTGCATCTTCGTCAACAACGGCGTCCTCCGCAAGGGCGAGTGGGAGCAGGTGCAGGACACCTTCCGCGACCACTTCCGGATCCGCCTCAAGGCCGTCGACGCCGCCGGCCTGTTCCTCGACCGCCTCGCCGGCGTGGCCGACCCCGAGCGCAAGCGCAAGATCATCGGCAACACGTTCATCGAGGTCTTCGAACGCGCCACCGAGGAGATCGTGGCGGAGCTGGGGCGGAAGCCGAAGTACCTGGCGCAGGGCACCCTCTACCCGGACGTCATCGAGAGCGTCTCGTTCAAAGGCCCCTCGGCCACGATCAAGACGCACCACAACGTGGGCGGGCTGCCGGAGAAGATGGACTTCGAGATCCTCGAACCCTTCCGCGAGCTGTTCAAGGACGAAGTCCGCGAGATCGGGCGGCTGCTCGGCGTGCCCGAGACGATCATCGGGCGCCACCCCTTCCCCGGTCCGGGCCTGGCCATCCGGGTGCTCGGGCCCGTCACGCGCGAGGCGCTGGCCCTGCTACGCGAGGCCGACGCCATCTTCATCGACGAGCTCAAGAGCCACGGCCTCTACGACGACGTGTGGCAGGCCTTCGCCGTCTTGCTGCCCGTGCAGAGCGTGGGCGTCATGGGCGATGCCCGCACCTACGAGAACGTCTGCGCCCTGCGGGCCGTCACCAGCGTCGACGGCATGACGGCGGACTGGGCCCCGCTCCCCTACGACTTCCTGGCCCACGTCTCGAACCGCATCGTGAACGAGGTACGCGGGATCAACCGCGTCGTCTACGACATTAGCTCGAAACCCCCGGCCACCATCGAGTGGGAATGA